Proteins co-encoded in one Aspergillus luchuensis IFO 4308 DNA, chromosome 6, nearly complete sequence genomic window:
- a CDS encoding uncharacterized protein (COG:S;~EggNog:ENOG410PNW1;~InterPro:IPR012312;~PFAM:PF01814;~antiSMASH:Cluster_6.7) gives MSLSSFSKTLFRGPQSSNFFSKTVQTARRGFRTTAPAAIRVSELIKNDHRELKDAYHQILGAKTNDDRVRWQNQFTWELARHSIGEELVVYPQMELKLDNGKAMAEHDREEHQIVKELLYTFQGLQPDDTEFIPTLQSLWANLEQHINEEESQDLPALEHAIGESASESMARSFGRTKNFIPTRSHPAAPDRPPYETVVGLMSAPIDRLGDMLRKFPDQKA, from the exons ATgtcgctttcttctttttcgaaAACATTATTCAGGGGACCACAATCCTCCAATTTCTTCTCCAAAACGGTTCAGACCGCGAGGCGTGGGTTTCGGACCACCGCTCCTGCCGCGATTCGCGTGTCTGAACTTATCAAGAACGACCACCGCGAACTGAAGGATGCTTACCATCAAATTCTAGGCGCAAAAACGAATGATGACAGGGTCAGATGGCAGAACCAATTTACCTGGGAGCTGGCCCGCCACTCAATTGGCGAGGAGCTAGTTGTGTATCCCCAGATGGAGCTAAAGCTGGACAACGGCAAGGCCATGGCGGAGCACGATAGAGAGGAGCACCAAATT GTCAAGGAGCTTCTCTATACATTTCAAGGCCTTCAGCCTGATGATACCGAGTTCATCCCCACTCTTCAAAGCCTGTGGGCGAACTTAGAGCAGCACATCAATGAGGAAGAAAGCCAAGATCTGCCGGCTCTTGAACATGCTATTGGTGAATCTGCCTCCGAAAGTATGGCGCGTTCTTTCGGTCGCACCAAGAATTTCATTCCTACCCGAAGCCATCCAGCGGCCCCTGACCGGCCACCGTATGAAACTGTTGTTGGTCTGATGTCTGCGCCTATTGATCGATTGGGTGACATGCTAAGAAAATTTCCCGACCAGAAGGCATAA